In a single window of the Gemmatimonadaceae bacterium genome:
- a CDS encoding MFS transporter, whose amino-acid sequence MTPSHDPWPAAVKLVMGARMARSVGQGALVVGFTLYLHALGWTAASIGMVLSAALLFGVALTLLVGPASDRLGRKQFLLAYEVITIIAAVLALLSSRTWILTLGAVLGGFGRGANGAAGPFGPLEQAWLAQGLPASQRPRVFNLNSTLGFMGMAAGALLAALPGLWSGALPGALAFRPLFVLPLVGSAIGFVLIWKAPDITPPRPAAVPRAAGAEISSPATDAASAPSAVRQKENRQLAGLAFANTLNGFGIGLVAPLMAYWFLRRFGHGPATIGPALAASFVLAAVGSQIAQRIVPRFGVVRTVVVMRGVGLLLMVLTPFVPVFGLAAAIWAVRAAFNQGTLGVRQALTMGLTRQHRQGLAATVNNVSIQVPRAIGPAIAGLMLHQGWLTAPFVVAAMFQLGYLVVYQRFFGGLETAAA is encoded by the coding sequence TCCCACGATCCATGGCCCGCCGCCGTGAAGCTCGTCATGGGCGCCCGCATGGCGCGCAGCGTGGGGCAGGGCGCGCTGGTGGTGGGCTTCACGTTGTACCTGCACGCCCTGGGGTGGACCGCCGCCAGCATCGGCATGGTGCTGTCCGCCGCGCTGCTGTTCGGCGTGGCGCTCACCCTGCTCGTCGGCCCGGCCAGCGACCGGCTGGGGCGCAAGCAGTTCCTGCTGGCCTACGAAGTGATCACGATCATCGCGGCCGTGCTGGCGCTGCTCAGCAGCCGCACCTGGATCCTCACGCTTGGCGCGGTGCTCGGCGGCTTCGGGCGCGGAGCCAACGGCGCGGCCGGCCCGTTCGGCCCGCTGGAACAGGCCTGGCTGGCGCAGGGGCTGCCGGCCTCGCAACGCCCGCGCGTGTTCAACCTGAACTCCACGCTCGGATTCATGGGCATGGCGGCCGGCGCGCTGCTCGCCGCGCTGCCCGGACTGTGGAGCGGCGCGCTGCCCGGCGCGCTGGCGTTCCGTCCGCTGTTCGTGCTCCCGCTGGTGGGCAGTGCCATCGGCTTCGTGCTCATCTGGAAGGCGCCCGACATCACGCCGCCCAGGCCCGCGGCGGTTCCTCGCGCGGCGGGCGCGGAGATCTCCTCGCCGGCCACCGACGCCGCGAGCGCTCCCTCGGCCGTCCGCCAGAAGGAGAACCGGCAGCTCGCGGGGCTCGCGTTCGCCAACACGCTCAACGGATTCGGCATCGGACTCGTGGCGCCGCTCATGGCGTACTGGTTCCTGCGCCGGTTCGGCCATGGACCGGCCACCATCGGCCCGGCGCTGGCGGCGAGCTTCGTGCTCGCGGCCGTGGGATCGCAGATCGCGCAGCGCATCGTCCCGCGGTTCGGCGTGGTGCGCACGGTGGTGGTCATGCGCGGCGTGGGATTGCTGCTCATGGTGCTCACCCCCTTCGTGCCGGTGTTCGGCCTGGCCGCGGCCATCTGGGCGGTGCGCGCGGCGTTCAACCAGGGCACGCTGGGCGTGCGGCAGGCGCTGACCATGGGGCTCACGCGGCAGCATCGCCAGGGGCTGGCGGCCACGGTGAACAACGTGTCCATCCAAGTGCCGCGCGCCATCGGCCCGGCCATCGCCGGCCTGATGCTGCATCAGGGCTGGCTCACGGCGCCGTTCGTGGTGGCGGCGATGTTCCAATTGGGTTATCTGGTGGTGTACCAGCGCTTCTTCGGCGGGCTTGAGACCGCGGCCGCGTGA
- a CDS encoding YggT family protein, with amino-acid sequence MNDPRVADVDTRQSRTAARSSQFIDYAFYLLYTLLTIRLALALIAARSSNGFVQFIGTVTGPFYAPFRGIVDNFSAGGTTLVVPIVIALVVYMILHAAINRALRMVGHRKIDV; translated from the coding sequence ATGAACGATCCCAGAGTCGCCGATGTGGACACGCGCCAGTCACGCACGGCGGCGCGGTCATCGCAGTTCATCGATTACGCCTTCTACCTGCTCTATACGCTGCTCACCATCCGTCTGGCGCTCGCGCTCATCGCCGCGCGGTCGTCCAACGGGTTCGTGCAGTTCATCGGCACGGTGACCGGCCCGTTCTACGCGCCGTTCCGCGGCATCGTCGACAACTTCAGCGCCGGCGGCACCACGCTCGTGGTGCCGATCGTGATCGCCCTGGTGGTGTACATGATTCTGCACGCCGCCATCAATCGGGCCCTGCGGATGGTCGGGCACCGCAAGATCGACGTCTAG
- a CDS encoding methyltransferase domain-containing protein, producing the protein MTVVPALVKDSPLIKHLTSLRTSGTIMPSSRYLVRRLLAGIDFDRATVLVELGVGTGCVTRAILERMRPDARLISLEINPAFVEAGRRIGDPRLVVRHACASALPTVLAEEGIERVDAVVSSLPLKIMDQAVVDRILDVSRACLRPDGRFHQYQYSLSHYPKLADRYADVYVRFTVRNTPPAFVYECTGTNGRAPVPVRLRPSVAAVYAGMLAAAAMMIRVAHEL; encoded by the coding sequence GTGACTGTGGTTCCCGCCCTCGTCAAGGATTCCCCCCTGATCAAGCACCTCACGAGCCTCCGCACGTCGGGCACGATCATGCCGAGTTCGCGGTATCTGGTGCGCCGGCTGCTGGCCGGGATCGACTTCGACCGCGCCACGGTGCTCGTGGAACTCGGCGTGGGCACGGGCTGCGTCACGCGAGCCATTCTCGAGCGCATGCGGCCCGACGCGCGGCTCATCTCGTTGGAGATCAACCCGGCCTTCGTCGAGGCGGGCCGCCGCATCGGTGATCCGCGGCTCGTGGTGCGGCACGCCTGCGCCAGCGCGCTGCCCACGGTGCTGGCCGAGGAAGGCATCGAGCGGGTGGACGCCGTGGTGTCGAGCCTGCCGCTCAAGATCATGGACCAGGCCGTGGTGGACCGCATTCTCGACGTGAGCCGCGCCTGCCTGCGGCCCGACGGGCGGTTTCACCAGTACCAGTACAGCCTGAGCCACTACCCCAAGCTGGCCGACCGCTACGCGGACGTGTACGTGCGGTTCACCGTGCGGAATACGCCGCCGGCGTTCGTGTACGAGTGCACGGGCACGAACGGTCGCGCGCCGGTCCCCGTGCGGCTCCGCCCCTCGGTGGCGGCGGTGTACGCGGGCATGCTCGCCGCGGCGGCAATGATGATCCGCGTGGCGCACGAATTGTGA
- a CDS encoding DUF5924 family protein — MTERPLAGLHHFWESHRRLFWMLHSTWALASGIAVVFLARERYRLVLWVVVFLVLTWASTLYFGRVPSAAGTRTPGSGSRAAPPRLAHEVTSYITRVMYQETLFFLLPFYAYSTVVDSPNVAFLALLGGLAVFSCIDLVFDRWLRTRPIFGLTFFAIVAFGALNLLLPLLFGLQLRFATPVAALLALAAALPLGWRFIHGRRRVTAGLVAAAAGFLTVAIGFPVLVPPVPLRMESATFARDVDRGTLAMQDSLRSPAPTSSVGSSLAVVVQVFAPSALPAMVQLEWRRDGRTVRESRDIEIVADHAGFRVWDVWHPTDGAVPPGAYEVVLRTQGNRVFGVAKLTVQGA; from the coding sequence GTGACCGAGCGGCCGTTGGCGGGGCTGCACCACTTCTGGGAAAGCCACCGGCGCCTGTTCTGGATGCTCCACTCCACCTGGGCGCTCGCCTCGGGGATCGCCGTCGTGTTCCTGGCGCGCGAACGCTATCGGCTGGTGCTCTGGGTGGTGGTGTTCCTCGTGCTGACGTGGGCGTCCACGCTGTACTTCGGCCGCGTCCCGAGCGCGGCGGGGACCCGGACCCCCGGCTCCGGTTCGAGAGCGGCGCCACCCCGGCTGGCCCACGAGGTCACGTCGTACATCACGCGCGTGATGTACCAGGAGACGCTGTTCTTCCTCCTGCCCTTCTACGCGTACTCCACGGTGGTCGATTCGCCGAACGTGGCGTTTCTGGCGCTGCTGGGCGGGCTGGCCGTGTTCTCGTGCATCGACCTGGTGTTCGACCGCTGGCTGCGCACGCGGCCCATCTTCGGGCTGACGTTCTTCGCGATCGTCGCGTTCGGCGCGCTCAACCTGCTCCTGCCGCTGCTGTTCGGGCTGCAGCTGCGGTTCGCGACGCCGGTGGCCGCGCTGCTCGCCCTCGCCGCCGCCCTGCCGCTGGGCTGGCGGTTCATCCACGGCCGCCGGCGCGTGACGGCCGGGCTCGTCGCCGCGGCCGCGGGCTTCCTGACCGTGGCCATCGGATTCCCGGTGCTGGTGCCGCCCGTGCCGCTCCGCATGGAGAGCGCCACGTTCGCGCGGGACGTGGACCGGGGAACGCTCGCCATGCAGGATTCGCTGCGCAGCCCCGCCCCGACCTCGAGCGTGGGCAGCTCGCTGGCCGTGGTCGTCCAGGTGTTCGCGCCGTCGGCGCTGCCGGCGATGGTCCAGCTCGAGTGGCGCCGCGACGGCCGGACCGTGCGCGAGTCGCGCGACATCGAGATCGTCGCCGACCACGCCGGGTTCCGCGTGTGGGATGTGTGGCACCCCACCGACGGCGCCGTGCCGCCGGGTGCGTACGAGGTGGTGCTCCGCACGCAGGGCAACCGCGTGTTCGGCGTGGCCAAGCTGACGGTGCAAGGCGCCTGA
- a CDS encoding aldo/keto reductase has product MTVESKKINAAAAGQFTIGGDLIVNRLGFGAMRITGPGVWGDPADPAAARKTLALLPELGVNFIDTADSYGPFVSEELIREVLHPYTGLVIATKGGFVRTGPNKWAQLGRPEYLRQCVMLSARRLGVERIDLWQLHRIDPKVPRDEQFGVIAEMQKEGLIRHVGLSEVNVEEIQAAQKFFRVATVQNEYNMVTRKSEAVLDYCDAHHIGFIPWYPLAAGKLAAPGSALSKLAARMGATTSQVALAWTLRRSKVMLPIPGTSNPDHLRENVAAAAVQLSDDDFARLDRGGRASP; this is encoded by the coding sequence ATGACCGTCGAGTCCAAGAAGATCAATGCCGCCGCGGCCGGCCAGTTCACCATCGGCGGCGACCTCATCGTCAATCGCCTGGGCTTCGGCGCCATGCGCATCACGGGCCCGGGCGTCTGGGGCGATCCCGCCGACCCGGCCGCGGCGCGCAAGACGCTCGCCCTGCTCCCCGAACTGGGCGTGAACTTCATCGACACCGCCGACAGCTACGGCCCGTTCGTGAGCGAGGAGCTGATCCGCGAGGTGCTCCACCCGTACACGGGGCTGGTGATCGCCACCAAGGGCGGCTTCGTCCGCACCGGGCCCAACAAGTGGGCGCAGCTCGGCCGCCCCGAGTACCTGCGCCAGTGCGTGATGCTCAGCGCGCGGCGGCTGGGCGTGGAGCGCATCGATCTGTGGCAGCTGCACCGCATCGACCCCAAGGTGCCGCGCGACGAGCAGTTCGGCGTGATCGCCGAGATGCAGAAGGAGGGGCTCATCCGGCACGTCGGGCTGAGCGAGGTGAACGTGGAGGAGATCCAGGCCGCCCAGAAGTTCTTCCGCGTGGCCACGGTGCAGAACGAGTACAACATGGTCACGCGCAAGAGCGAGGCCGTGCTCGACTACTGCGACGCGCACCACATCGGGTTCATTCCCTGGTACCCGCTCGCGGCCGGCAAGCTCGCCGCCCCGGGCTCGGCGCTGTCCAAGCTCGCCGCCCGGATGGGCGCGACCACGAGCCAGGTGGCGCTCGCGTGGACGCTCCGGCGCTCGAAGGTGATGCTGCCCATTCCCGGCACGAGCAATCCCGACCACCTGCGGGAGAACGTCGCCGCCGCCGCGGTGCAGCTGTCCGACGACGACTTCGCCAGACTCGACCGCGGCGGGCGCGCCTCGCCGTGA
- the panB gene encoding 3-methyl-2-oxobutanoate hydroxymethyltransferase, with translation MTAARPKTTTHTLATLRARGQKAVFVTAYDYPTAVYADRAGVDLILVGDSAAMTMMGLPSTVGITMDEMSVFVKCVCRAAPRAFVVGDLPFLSYQTSDEDAVRNAGRFIALGCDAVKCEGGARVAGRVRAMVNAGICVMGHLGLTPQNLAQLGGYRVQGKTPAAIQHLIDDALALQDAGAFAILLEALPAAAAACVRERLDVIVYGIGAGPHVDGQLVISHDMLGNFVGDIAPRFVKRYACVGAQIEQAFGEYALEVRRGAFPAPEHCYRTDG, from the coding sequence GTGACCGCCGCCCGTCCCAAGACCACCACCCACACGCTCGCCACGCTCCGCGCCCGCGGCCAGAAAGCGGTGTTCGTCACCGCCTACGACTATCCCACCGCGGTCTACGCCGACCGCGCCGGCGTGGACCTGATCCTCGTCGGCGACTCCGCCGCGATGACGATGATGGGCCTGCCGTCCACGGTCGGCATCACGATGGACGAGATGAGCGTGTTCGTGAAGTGCGTCTGCCGCGCCGCGCCCCGCGCCTTCGTCGTGGGCGACTTGCCATTTCTGTCATACCAGACGAGCGACGAGGACGCGGTGCGCAACGCCGGCCGCTTCATTGCCCTGGGCTGCGACGCGGTCAAGTGCGAGGGCGGCGCCCGCGTCGCCGGTCGCGTGCGGGCCATGGTGAACGCCGGCATCTGCGTCATGGGGCACCTGGGGCTCACGCCGCAGAACCTGGCCCAGCTTGGCGGCTACCGCGTGCAGGGCAAGACGCCCGCCGCCATCCAGCACCTCATCGACGACGCGCTCGCCCTGCAGGATGCCGGCGCGTTCGCCATCCTGCTCGAGGCGCTGCCCGCGGCGGCGGCGGCGTGCGTGCGCGAGCGGCTGGACGTGATCGTGTACGGCATCGGCGCCGGCCCGCACGTGGACGGGCAGCTCGTCATCTCGCACGACATGCTCGGCAACTTCGTGGGTGACATCGCGCCCCGGTTCGTCAAGCGGTACGCGTGCGTGGGCGCACAGATCGAGCAGGCGTTCGGCGAATACGCGCTCGAGGTGCGGCGCGGCGCCTTCCCGGCGCCGGAACATTGCTACCGTACCGACGGATAG
- a CDS encoding LLM class flavin-dependent oxidoreductase: protein MRYGYWLPVFGGWLRNVPDEGMDASWEYVKRLAQRSEEIGFDLTLIAELLLNDIKGIHAPSLDAWSTAAALAAVTKRLELMVAVRPSFHPPAIFAKQAATIDRIANGRLALNVVSAWWKDEARRYGAAFDEHDDRYARTGEWLDVVDGAWREASFSYGGAVYRAEDLVLEPKPVATAARHGRTRPTIYAGGESETARNLIARQCDAYVMHGDPPDRIAPKIADLKRRREEASETLYRATGQELRPLTFGVAGYAIVRDSEREVNAELERITNVTAGSPGYGNYQDWLQNTKLDQQVSLREYSVSNRGLRAGLTGTAEQVADRVREFADVGVDLLLLQCSPQLEEMERVGEEVIALLDGRTVGQ, encoded by the coding sequence ATGAGGTACGGCTACTGGCTTCCCGTGTTCGGCGGCTGGCTGCGCAACGTGCCCGACGAAGGCATGGACGCCTCGTGGGAATACGTGAAGCGCTTGGCGCAGCGCAGCGAGGAGATCGGGTTCGACCTCACGCTCATCGCCGAGCTGCTGCTCAACGACATCAAGGGCATCCATGCGCCGTCGCTGGACGCCTGGTCCACGGCCGCGGCGCTGGCGGCGGTCACCAAACGGCTGGAGCTGATGGTGGCGGTGCGGCCGTCCTTTCACCCACCGGCCATCTTCGCCAAGCAGGCGGCGACGATCGATCGGATCGCGAACGGCCGGCTGGCGCTCAACGTGGTCTCGGCCTGGTGGAAGGACGAAGCGCGCCGCTACGGCGCCGCGTTCGACGAGCACGACGATCGCTACGCGCGCACCGGCGAATGGCTGGACGTGGTGGACGGCGCGTGGCGCGAAGCCTCGTTCAGCTATGGCGGCGCGGTTTATCGCGCCGAGGATCTGGTGCTCGAGCCCAAGCCGGTGGCGACGGCGGCGCGACACGGCCGGACGCGCCCCACGATCTACGCCGGCGGGGAGTCGGAAACGGCCAGGAACCTGATCGCACGCCAGTGCGACGCGTACGTGATGCACGGCGATCCGCCGGATCGCATCGCGCCGAAGATCGCGGATCTCAAGCGGCGACGCGAGGAGGCGTCGGAGACTCTGTACCGCGCCACGGGCCAGGAACTGCGGCCGCTCACGTTCGGCGTGGCGGGATACGCGATCGTGCGTGACAGCGAGCGCGAAGTGAACGCCGAGCTGGAGCGCATCACGAATGTCACCGCGGGCTCGCCAGGGTACGGGAACTACCAGGACTGGCTGCAGAACACCAAGCTCGACCAGCAGGTGAGTCTGCGCGAATATTCCGTGAGCAATCGTGGGCTGCGCGCCGGGCTCACGGGGACGGCAGAGCAGGTGGCCGACCGGGTACGCGAGTTCGCCGACGTGGGCGTGGATCTGCTGCTGTTGCAGTGCAGCCCACAACTCGAGGAGATGGAGCGGGTGGGGGAGGAAGTGATAGCGCTTTTGGACGGTAGGACGGTAGGACAGTAG